The proteins below come from a single Bactrocera dorsalis isolate Fly_Bdor chromosome 5, ASM2337382v1, whole genome shotgun sequence genomic window:
- the LOC105224013 gene encoding solute carrier family 26 member 10 isoform X2: MFDKPINLKNVRKFAVEHFKRRRAPHGNATRQPTPLAADSVGVSNRVYVGNGDEAGTSSAISLSAGSIKATRLASVDALELASVVKVSKPTGTKPKLPKRLRATATTTATAITPRTSLRHKQYKQRLQQHPYTDVVVDASESRKMAQQNGDNETKPLTQAYLTEKPKIQPKYDVHRDVLSHEVVIKQTGYGARDKSIPSGVRRSWEHWSFLSLFVGIIPIVQWLPRYSLRRDAMGDLVAGITVAIMNIPHGMAYGILAGVTPGCGLSLAIFPVIVYMILGTSKHISIGTFAVISMMTLKVVQTYATEDHLLSAPAAAINGTLGDAAEAVKVAEIITPVEVATALAFCTGLLHLGMGFFRLGTLSALLSEPLVNGFTTGAAVHVTVSQLKDVLGVQVPRYKGAFKIVFTVIDLFKSIPKTNIVSLVICLCIMVFMTICNEWLKPCLKKRCRLPFPGELISVIGGTLISRLLNLHGNYGVTLVGDIPKGLPMPELPRMDLVPVVAVDSIAIAIVSFSVVMSMGLTFARKHAYEVRANQELFALGMANCISSCFSCYPLACSLSRSVIQEQTGGVTQIASLVSATLIIMTLLWMGPFFSTLPRCVLAGVIIVALKPMFLQAKELKKYSKQGKLELLTWLTTFILVVLIDIDYGLLIGILISLLALYIKGLKPYCCLLGTIPEAPAVYVDLNHHRNAVEVPETKIFRYVGSLNFATNMYFRRSLYDIIGLDMKKLQRNKTAVQQNGKTIENGEVSQLNAFNFLILDFSMLGHVDVAGCKAITDIMKELKALGVRLFISSPSDRVYDTLVHSMALGEGPFETFPTLHDAVEYAKACRLA; encoded by the exons ATGTTTGAT AAGCCAATCAATTTGAAAAACGTTCGTAAATTTGCAGTCGAACACTTCAAACGCAGACGCGCACCACACGGCAACGCAACAAGACAACCAACGCCATTGGCAGCTGACAGCGTAGGGGTGTCGAATCGAGTGTACGTTGGCAACGGCGACGAAGCGGGCACTTCGTCAGCAATATCATTGAGCGCTGGTAGCATCAAAGCAACACGATTGGCATCAGTGGACGCACTCGAACTAGCAAGTGTAGTAAAAGTTTCGAAGCCGACCGGAACTAAGCCGAAACTTCCGAAACGTTTACgagcgacagcaacaacaacagcaacagcgatCACACCACGCACTAGCTTACGTCACAAACAGTATAAACAACGTCTACAACAACATCCGTACACCGATGTGGTAGTGGATGCAAGCGAATCGAGAAAGATGGCACAACAGAATGGTGATAATGA AACTAAACCTCTCACACAGGCATACCTAACGGAGAAGCCGAAAATACAACCGAAATATGATGTCCATCGTGATGTCTTATCCCACGAGGTGGTCATCAAACAGACTGGCTATGGTGCGCGCGACAAAAGCATACCATCGGGTGTACGTCGCTCTTGGGAGCATTGGTCCTTCCTGTCGCTGTTTGTCGGCATAATACCGATTGTACAATGGTTGCCACGCTACTCACTGCGTCGTGATGCTATGGGTGATCTTGTGGCTGGTATAACGGTGGCGATTATGAATATACCCCATGGTATGGCATACGGTATATTGGCGGGTGTGACACCGGGTTGTGGGCTCTCGCTCGCCATTTTCCCCGTTATAGTCTACATGATATTGGGCACATCGAAGCACATATCGATTGGCACTTTTGCTGTGATATCTATGATGACATTGAAGGTGGTACAAACATATGCCACCGAAGATCACTTGTTATCAGCACCGGCGGCGGCGATAAATGGCACGTTGGGTGATGCCGCGGAAGCTGTAAAGGTGGCTGAAATAATAACGCCCGTCGAAGTAGCAACAGCCTTGGCGTTTTGCACGGGATTGCTACAT CTCGGCATGGGCTTTTTTCGTCTGGGCACATTATCAGCGCTACTTAGCGAACCACTGGTCAATGGCTTCACTACTGGTGCCGCCGTACATGTCACCGTCAGTCAGTTGAAGGATGTGCTAGGCGTGCAAGTGCCACGCTATAAGGGTGCTTTTAAAATTGTCTTTACCGTCATCGATCTCTTCAAGTCTATACCAAAAACGAATATCGTATCGCTTGTTATTTGCCTCTGCATTATGGTCTTCATGACGATCTGCAATGAATGGCTTAAGCCCTGCCTAAAAAAGCGTTGTCGCTTGCCTTTCCCCGGCGAGTTGATATCCGTTATAGGCGGTACCTTGATCTCACGTCTACTCAATCTGCATGGCAACTATGGTGTGACATTAGTCGGTGATATTCCAAAAGGTTTACCTATGCCTGAATTGCCGCGTATGGATTTAGTACCAGTCGTGGCGGTGGATTCCATTGCTATAGCGATTGTCAGCTTCTCAGTTGTCATGTCTATGGGACTGACATTTGCGCGGAAACATGCATACGAGGTGCGTGCTAATCAGGAACTCTTCGCATTGGGCATGGCCAATTGTATATCCAGTTGTTTCTCTTGCTATCCGCTGGCATGTTCACTGTCGCGTTCCGTTATACAAGAGCAGACCGGCGGTGTGACACAGATAGCATCACTCGTATCAGCCACATTGATTATAATGACATTGCTGTGGATGGGCCCGTTTTTCAGCACACTGCCACGG TGCGTGCTGGCGGGCGTTATTATTGTCGCGCTAAAGCCAATGTTCCTGCAGGCCAAAGAGCTTAAGAAATATTCTAAACAAGGCAAGTTGGAGCTTCTCACATGGCTTACGACCTTTATACTGGTGGTATTGATCGATATTGATTATGG CCTCCTTATCggcattttaatttcattactgGCGCTCTACATAAAGGGTCTGAAACCATATTGCTGCCTATTGGGCACCATACCCGAAGCACCCGCCGTCTATGTGGATCTCAATCATCATCGCAACGCGGTTGAAGTGCCCGAAACGAAAATCTTCCGTTACGTGGGCTCACTAAATTTCGCAACGAACATGTATTTCCGACGTTCACTTTACGACATTATCGGTTTGGATATGAAGAAGCTGCAACGCAACAAGACAGCGGTGCAACAGAATGGCAAAACCATTGAAAATGGTGAAGTGTCACAATTGAACGCCTTCAATTTCCTAATATTGGATTTCTCAATGTTGGGTCACGTCGATGTGGCGGGTTGTAAAGCGATAACCGATATAATGAAGGAACTCAAAGCGCTGGGCGTGCGTTTATTCATCTCCAGTCCATCGGATCGCGTGTACGATACATTAGTGCATAGCATGGCGTTGGGCGAGGGACCGTTCGAAACTTTCCCCACACTACATGATGCTGTGGAATATGCCAAAGCTTGCCGGCTGGCATGA
- the LOC105224013 gene encoding solute carrier family 26 member 10 isoform X1 translates to MDKNLEVAVWKPINLKNVRKFAVEHFKRRRAPHGNATRQPTPLAADSVGVSNRVYVGNGDEAGTSSAISLSAGSIKATRLASVDALELASVVKVSKPTGTKPKLPKRLRATATTTATAITPRTSLRHKQYKQRLQQHPYTDVVVDASESRKMAQQNGDNETKPLTQAYLTEKPKIQPKYDVHRDVLSHEVVIKQTGYGARDKSIPSGVRRSWEHWSFLSLFVGIIPIVQWLPRYSLRRDAMGDLVAGITVAIMNIPHGMAYGILAGVTPGCGLSLAIFPVIVYMILGTSKHISIGTFAVISMMTLKVVQTYATEDHLLSAPAAAINGTLGDAAEAVKVAEIITPVEVATALAFCTGLLHLGMGFFRLGTLSALLSEPLVNGFTTGAAVHVTVSQLKDVLGVQVPRYKGAFKIVFTVIDLFKSIPKTNIVSLVICLCIMVFMTICNEWLKPCLKKRCRLPFPGELISVIGGTLISRLLNLHGNYGVTLVGDIPKGLPMPELPRMDLVPVVAVDSIAIAIVSFSVVMSMGLTFARKHAYEVRANQELFALGMANCISSCFSCYPLACSLSRSVIQEQTGGVTQIASLVSATLIIMTLLWMGPFFSTLPRCVLAGVIIVALKPMFLQAKELKKYSKQGKLELLTWLTTFILVVLIDIDYGLLIGILISLLALYIKGLKPYCCLLGTIPEAPAVYVDLNHHRNAVEVPETKIFRYVGSLNFATNMYFRRSLYDIIGLDMKKLQRNKTAVQQNGKTIENGEVSQLNAFNFLILDFSMLGHVDVAGCKAITDIMKELKALGVRLFISSPSDRVYDTLVHSMALGEGPFETFPTLHDAVEYAKACRLA, encoded by the exons ATGGACAAAAACTTGGAAGTTGCCGTTTGg AAGCCAATCAATTTGAAAAACGTTCGTAAATTTGCAGTCGAACACTTCAAACGCAGACGCGCACCACACGGCAACGCAACAAGACAACCAACGCCATTGGCAGCTGACAGCGTAGGGGTGTCGAATCGAGTGTACGTTGGCAACGGCGACGAAGCGGGCACTTCGTCAGCAATATCATTGAGCGCTGGTAGCATCAAAGCAACACGATTGGCATCAGTGGACGCACTCGAACTAGCAAGTGTAGTAAAAGTTTCGAAGCCGACCGGAACTAAGCCGAAACTTCCGAAACGTTTACgagcgacagcaacaacaacagcaacagcgatCACACCACGCACTAGCTTACGTCACAAACAGTATAAACAACGTCTACAACAACATCCGTACACCGATGTGGTAGTGGATGCAAGCGAATCGAGAAAGATGGCACAACAGAATGGTGATAATGA AACTAAACCTCTCACACAGGCATACCTAACGGAGAAGCCGAAAATACAACCGAAATATGATGTCCATCGTGATGTCTTATCCCACGAGGTGGTCATCAAACAGACTGGCTATGGTGCGCGCGACAAAAGCATACCATCGGGTGTACGTCGCTCTTGGGAGCATTGGTCCTTCCTGTCGCTGTTTGTCGGCATAATACCGATTGTACAATGGTTGCCACGCTACTCACTGCGTCGTGATGCTATGGGTGATCTTGTGGCTGGTATAACGGTGGCGATTATGAATATACCCCATGGTATGGCATACGGTATATTGGCGGGTGTGACACCGGGTTGTGGGCTCTCGCTCGCCATTTTCCCCGTTATAGTCTACATGATATTGGGCACATCGAAGCACATATCGATTGGCACTTTTGCTGTGATATCTATGATGACATTGAAGGTGGTACAAACATATGCCACCGAAGATCACTTGTTATCAGCACCGGCGGCGGCGATAAATGGCACGTTGGGTGATGCCGCGGAAGCTGTAAAGGTGGCTGAAATAATAACGCCCGTCGAAGTAGCAACAGCCTTGGCGTTTTGCACGGGATTGCTACAT CTCGGCATGGGCTTTTTTCGTCTGGGCACATTATCAGCGCTACTTAGCGAACCACTGGTCAATGGCTTCACTACTGGTGCCGCCGTACATGTCACCGTCAGTCAGTTGAAGGATGTGCTAGGCGTGCAAGTGCCACGCTATAAGGGTGCTTTTAAAATTGTCTTTACCGTCATCGATCTCTTCAAGTCTATACCAAAAACGAATATCGTATCGCTTGTTATTTGCCTCTGCATTATGGTCTTCATGACGATCTGCAATGAATGGCTTAAGCCCTGCCTAAAAAAGCGTTGTCGCTTGCCTTTCCCCGGCGAGTTGATATCCGTTATAGGCGGTACCTTGATCTCACGTCTACTCAATCTGCATGGCAACTATGGTGTGACATTAGTCGGTGATATTCCAAAAGGTTTACCTATGCCTGAATTGCCGCGTATGGATTTAGTACCAGTCGTGGCGGTGGATTCCATTGCTATAGCGATTGTCAGCTTCTCAGTTGTCATGTCTATGGGACTGACATTTGCGCGGAAACATGCATACGAGGTGCGTGCTAATCAGGAACTCTTCGCATTGGGCATGGCCAATTGTATATCCAGTTGTTTCTCTTGCTATCCGCTGGCATGTTCACTGTCGCGTTCCGTTATACAAGAGCAGACCGGCGGTGTGACACAGATAGCATCACTCGTATCAGCCACATTGATTATAATGACATTGCTGTGGATGGGCCCGTTTTTCAGCACACTGCCACGG TGCGTGCTGGCGGGCGTTATTATTGTCGCGCTAAAGCCAATGTTCCTGCAGGCCAAAGAGCTTAAGAAATATTCTAAACAAGGCAAGTTGGAGCTTCTCACATGGCTTACGACCTTTATACTGGTGGTATTGATCGATATTGATTATGG CCTCCTTATCggcattttaatttcattactgGCGCTCTACATAAAGGGTCTGAAACCATATTGCTGCCTATTGGGCACCATACCCGAAGCACCCGCCGTCTATGTGGATCTCAATCATCATCGCAACGCGGTTGAAGTGCCCGAAACGAAAATCTTCCGTTACGTGGGCTCACTAAATTTCGCAACGAACATGTATTTCCGACGTTCACTTTACGACATTATCGGTTTGGATATGAAGAAGCTGCAACGCAACAAGACAGCGGTGCAACAGAATGGCAAAACCATTGAAAATGGTGAAGTGTCACAATTGAACGCCTTCAATTTCCTAATATTGGATTTCTCAATGTTGGGTCACGTCGATGTGGCGGGTTGTAAAGCGATAACCGATATAATGAAGGAACTCAAAGCGCTGGGCGTGCGTTTATTCATCTCCAGTCCATCGGATCGCGTGTACGATACATTAGTGCATAGCATGGCGTTGGGCGAGGGACCGTTCGAAACTTTCCCCACACTACATGATGCTGTGGAATATGCCAAAGCTTGCCGGCTGGCATGA
- the LOC105224014 gene encoding uncharacterized protein LOC105224014, producing MDSSEEKFSWTQQLTMKLIQEVERRPCIWSRVDGDYSNKTMKAIAFDEIGEILNVPSANVREKFRNLRINFMQVHKKKLSAGSRANYVPKWEFYNALLYMADTCGASSISSASSTTSKPAKRRKLRDYKTDTQDMITDPLSDDGNSSQTQFSNDKEPRSKFVEYVTPFKRTTENLSESEMPAKRTAEKFGECIETTRSSHAKFGEYIAFSLENLDDTQLVKKTKAKIQLIISEAIRERAMAELAQCESSAEF from the exons ATGGATAGTTCTGAGGAAAAG ttcTCGTGGACACAACAATTGACAATGAAACTCATACAGGAAGTCGAACGTCGTCCATGCATTTGGAGCCGTGTAGATGGTGattattcaaataaaacaatgaaagcAATAGCATTTGATGAAATCGGCGAAATACTAAATGTGCCTAGCGCCAACGTACGTGAAAAATTCCGAAATCTACGCATAAATTTCATGCAAGtgcataaaaagaaattatctgCCGGTAGCAGAGCAAACTATGTACCAAAGTGGGAGTTTTACAATGCATTACTCTATATGGCGGATACGTGTGGAGCTTCTTCGATATCTTCTGCCTCGTCAACAACATCAAAACCAGCAAAACGACGAAAATTGCGCGATTACAAAACAGATACACAAGATATGATTACAGATCCACTGTCTGACGATGGCAATAGTTCACAGACACAATTTAGCAACGACAAAGAGCCGCGTTCAAAGTTTGTCGAATATGTAACGCCCTTCAAGAGAACAACGGAAAATTTAAGTGAATCAGAAATGCCTGCTAAAAGAACCGCAGAAAAATTTGGCGAATGTATAGAAACGACAAGATCATCGCATGCAAAATTCGGCGAATACATAGCATTTAGTCTTGAGAATCTCGATGACACGCAATTAGTTAagaaaacaaaagcgaaaatacAGCTCATCATATCCGAGGCGATAAGAGAACGTGCCATGGCCGAATTGGCGCAGTGCGAATCAAGTGCggaattttga